The following are from one region of the Acanthopagrus latus isolate v.2019 chromosome 2, fAcaLat1.1, whole genome shotgun sequence genome:
- the LOC119008286 gene encoding extracellular calcium-sensing receptor-like, with protein sequence MHGDYVIGGVFSIHHYKQTAMYNYTTMPEPQKCTGRIDSRELRFSRAMVFTIEEINNSTELLPGIKLGYQIHDSCTSVPVAVDVAFQLSNGLDPVFYTGDNCSQTGMVMAIVGASASTPSISMSRVIGSFNIPQVSHFATCACLSDKQHYPTFFRTIPSDQFQADALAKLVKHFGWTWIGAVRSDSDYGNNGMASFLHAAQKEGICVEYSESFYRTHPHSRIQRVADVIRRSTAVVIVAFTSSIELRLLLEELTREPSPPRQWIGSESWVTNKDLLRFNICAGAVGFGIQKSVIPGLREFLLDLPPSKVAASPVLTEFWEKAFNCRLGKIGAIDESVCDGTEDIQTLQDPYTDTSQLRITNMVYKAIYAIAHAIHNAVCQDINSTAQCNKFTRVESKQVLTLLKIVNFSQNGYDVSFDANGDPVATYELVNWQKSESGSIEMVTVGLYDSSLPDGREFLINKNLTWMDGGPHVPVSVCSDSCPPGTCKVLQKGKPICCYDCIPCPEGEISNTTDSTDCFPCAKEFWPNTKRDTCFPKPVEFLSFDEVLGIVLAAFSVAGACLAITTAAVFFCHRTSPIVRANNSELSFLLLFSLTLCFLCSLTFIGAPSDWSCMLRHTAFGITFVLCISCVLGKTIVVLMAFRATLPGSNVMKWFGPPQQRMTVVSFTFIQVLICIIWLGLSPPFPMENLTIYKERIILECALGSAVGFWVVLGYIGLLAVFCFVLAVLARKLPDNFNEAKMITFSMLIFCAVWITFIPAYVSSPGKFTVAVEIFAILASSFGLILCIFAPKCYIILLKPEKNTKKHLMNKNQS encoded by the exons ATGCATGGTGACTATGTTATTGGGGGTGTTTTCTCCATACACCACTACAAACAGACAGCGATGTATAACTACACCACCATGCCTGAGCCACAGAAATGCACAGGGAG aatTGACTCTCGAGAACTGCGCTTCTCCCGTGCAATGGTTTTCACCATCGAGGAGATTAACAACAGCACGGAGCTGCTGCCAGGCATCAAACTTGGTTATCAGATCCATGACTCATGCACCTCAGTGCCTGTAGCAGTGGATGTGGCATTTCAACTTTCCAATGGGCTGGACCCGGTGTTTTACACTGGTGACAATTGCTCGCAAACTGGTATGGTGATGGCTATCGTTGGTGCATCTGCCTCCACACCATCCATCAGCATGTCACGCGTCATTGGGTCCTTTAACATCCCTCAA GTGAGCCACTTTGCTACTTGCGCATGCCTGTCTGATAAGCAGCATTACCCTACTTTCTTCAGAACAATACCCAGTGACCAGTTCCAGGCTGACGCATTGGCCAAGCTGGTGAAACACTTTGGCTGGACTTGGATAGGTGCTGTCCGGTCAGATTCAGACTATGGCAATAATGGCATGGCGTCTTTCTTGCACGCAGCACAGAAGGAGGGAATCTGTGTGGAGTACTCTGAATCTTTCTACAGGACCCATCCACATAGCAGGATCCAGAGAGTAGCTGACGTCATCCGCAG GTCAACGGCTGTGGTTATTGTGGCATTCACATCTTCTATAGAACTGAGGcttctgctggaggagctgacacGTGAACCTTCTCCACCTCGCCAGTGGATCGGCAGTGAATCCTGGGTAACCAACAAAGACCTGCTGCGGTTCAACATATGTGCTGGAGCCGTTGGATTTGGCATTCAGAAATCTGTCATCCCAGGTCTGAGAGAATTCTTGCTGGATCTTCCTCCCTCTAAAGTTGCTGCTTCTCCAGTGCTTACTGAGTTCTGGGAGAAAGCATTTAATTGCAGGCTGGGAAAAA ttgGAGCCATAGATGAGAGTGTGTGCGATGGAACTGAAGACATACAGACACTCCAGGACCCGTACACTGATACATCTCAGCTCCGAATCACTAACATGGTGTACAAGGCTATTTATGCAATAGCTCATGCCATTCATAATGCAGTGTGTCAAGATATAAATTCTACAGCTCAGTGTAACAAATTCACCAGAGTAGAGTCCAAACAG GTTCTTACTCTGCTGAAAATAGTCAACTTTTCCCAAAATGGTTATGATGTGTCATTTGATGCCAATGGAGATCCTGTTGCAACATACGAGCTGGTTAATTGGCAAAAAAGTGAGAGTGGCagcattgagatggtgacagtaGGGCTTTATGATTCATCACTGCCAGACGGCCGGGAGTTCCTAATCAACAAGAACCTaacatggatggatggtggcCCACAT GtgcctgtgtcagtgtgcagtgacagctgtcctccaggaacttgtaaagtgctgcagaaaggaaaaccCATCTGCTGTTATGATTGTATACCATGTCCTGAAGGAGAGATTAGCAATACTACag attccACTGATTGTTTCCCTTGCGCCAAGGAGTTCTGGCCTAATACAAAGAGAGACACTTGTTTCCCTAAGCCTGTAGAGTTTCTTTCCTTTGACGAGGTCCTAGGAATTGTCCTGGCTGCATTCTCAGTTGCTGGTGCTTGTCTTGCCattacaacagcagctgtgttcttTTGTCACAGGACATCCCCGATTGTCAGGGCCAACAACTCggagctgagcttcctgctgctcttctctctgactCTATGTTTCTTATGTTCATTAACTTTCATTGGAGCaccctctgattggtcctgcatgctgcgtCACACAGCTTTTGGGATCACCTTCGTCCTCTGCATCTCTTGTGTTCTTGGAAAAACAATAGTAGTGTTAATGGCCTTCAGAGCTACACTCCCAGGTAGTAATGTtatgaaatggtttggtcctCCTCAGCAAAGGATGACTGTAGTATCCTTCACCTTTATACAAGttttaatatgtattatttGGTTGGGACTTAGTCCCCCATTTCCAATGGAAAATCTAACCATATACAAAGAGAGAATCATCCTGGAGTGTGCATTAGGATCCGCTGTTGGGTTTTGGGTTGTACTTGGGTACATAGGCCTACTGGCtgtcttttgctttgtgttaGCTGTCCTAGCTCGGAAACTAcctgataatttcaatgaagccaAGATGATCACCTTCAGTATGTTGATATTCTGTGCAGTCTGGATCACATTTATCCCAGCATATGTTAGCTCTCCTGGGAAATTTACTGtggctgtggagatatttgccattctggcctccagttttggacttatactgtgtatatttgctcCAAAGTGTTACATCATATTGCTCAAGCCAGAGAAGAACACCAAGAAACACttaatgaacaaaaatcaaTCTTAA
- the LOC119009369 gene encoding extracellular calcium-sensing receptor-like, with product MDGDYVIGGVFSIHHYKQTAMYNYTTMPEPEKCTGRVDSRELRFSRAMIFTIEEINNSTELLPGIKLGYQIHDSCTSVPVAVDVAFQLSNGLDPVFYTGDNCSQTGMVMAIVGESASTPSISMSRVIGSFNIPQVSHFATCACLSDKQQYPTFFRTIPSDQFQADALAKLVKHFGWTWIGAVRSDSDYGNNGMASFLQAAQKEGICVEYSESFYRTHPRSRIQRVADVIRRSTAVVIVAFTASTELRLLLEELTREPSPPRQWIGSESWVTNKDLLRFNICAGAVGFGIQKSVIPGLREFLLDLPPSKVAASPVLTEFWEKAFNCRLGKIAAIDESVCDGTEDIQTLQDPYTDTSQLRITNMVYKAVYAIAHAIHNAVCQDINSTVQCNKFTKVESKQVLTLLKKVNFSQNGYDVSFDANGDPVATYELVNWQKSESGSIEMVTVGLYDSSLPDGREFLINKNPTWMDGGPHVPVSVCSDSCPPGTRKVLQKGKPICCYDCIPCPEGEISNTTDSADCFPCPKEFWPNTKRDTCLPKPVEFLSFDEVLGIVLAAFSVAGACLAITTAAVFFCHRTSPIVRANNSELSFLLLFSLTLCFLCSLTFIGTPSDWSCMLRHTAFGITFVLCISCVLGKTIVVLMAFRATLPGSNVMKWFGPPQQRMTVVSFTFIQVLICIIWLGLSPPFPMENLTIYKERIILECALGSAVGFWVVLGYIGLLAVFCFVLAVLARKLPDNFNEAKMITFSMLIFCAVWITFIPAYVSSPGKFTVAVEIFAILASSFGLILCIFAPKCYIILLKPEKNTKKHLMNKNQS from the exons ATGGATGGTGACTATGTTATTGGGGGTGTTTTCTCCATACACCACTACAAACAGACAGCGATGTATAACTACACCACCATGCCTGAGCCAGAGAAATGCACAGGGAG agtTGACTCTCGAGAACTGCGCTTCTCACGTGCAATGATTTTCACCATCGAGGAGATTAACAACAGCACGGAGCTGCTGCCAGGCATCAAACTTGGTTATCAGATCCATGACTCATGCACCTCAGTGCCTGTGGCAGTGGATGTGGCATTTCAACTTTCCAATGGGCTGGACCCGGTGTTTTACACTGGTGACAATTGCTCGCAAACTGGCATGGTGATGGCTATCGTCGGTGAGTCTGCCTCCACACCATCCATCAGCATGTCACGCGTCATTGGGTCCTTTAATATCCCTCaa GTGAGCCACTTTGCCACTTGTGCATGCCTCTCAGATAAGCAGCAGTACCCTACTTTCTTCAGAACAATACCCAGTGATCAGTTCCAGGCTGATGCATTGGCCAAGCTGGTAAAACACTTTGGCTGGACTTGGATAGGTGCTGTCCGGTCAGATTCAGACTATGGCAATAATGGCATGGCGTCTTTCCTGCAGGCAGCACAGAAGGAGGGAATCTGTGTGGAATACTCTGAATCTTTCTACAGGACCCACCCACGTAGCAGGATCCAGAGAGTAGCTGACGTCATCCGCAG GTCAACGGCTGTGGTTATTGTGGCATTTACAGCATCTACAGAACTAAGGcttctgctggaggagctgacacGTGAACCTTCTCCACCTCGCCAGTGGATCGGCAGTGAATCCTGGGTAACCAACAAAGACCTGCTGCGGTTCAACATATGTGCTGGAGCCGTCGGATTTGGCATTCAGAAATCTGTCATCCCAGGTCTGAGAGAATTCTTGCTGGATCTTCCTCCCTCTAAAGTTGCTGCTTCTCCAGTGCTTACTGAGTTCTGGGAGAAAGCATTTAATTGCAGGTTGGGAAAAA ttgCAGCCATAGATGAGAGTGTGTGCGATGGAACTGAAGACATACAGACACTCCAGGACCCGTACACTGATACATCTCAGCTCCGAATCACTAACATGGTGTACAAGGCTGTTTATGCAATAGCTCATGCCATTCATAATGCAGTGTGTCAAGATATAAATTCTACAGTTCAGTGTAACAAATTCACCAAAGTAGAGTCCAAACAG GTTCTTACTCTGCTgaaaaaagtcaacttttccCAAAATGGTTATGATGTGTCATTTGATGCCAATGGAGATCCTGTTGCAACATACGAGCTGGTTAATTGGCAAAAAAGTGAGAGTGGCagcattgagatggtgacagtaGGGCTTTATGATTCATCACTGCCAGACGGCCGGGAGTTCCTAATCAACAAGAAcccaacatggatggatggtggcCCACAT GtgcctgtgtcagtgtgcagtgacagctgtcctccaggaactcgtaaagtgctgcagaaaggaaaaccCATCTGCTGTTATGATTGTATACCATGTCCTGAAGGAGAGATTAGCAACACTACag attCCGCTGATTGTTTCCCTTGCCCCAAGGAGTTCTGGCCTAATACAAAGAGAGACACTTGTTTGCCTAAGCCTGTAGAGTTTCTTTCCTTTGACGAGGTCCTAGGAATTGTCCTGGCTGCATTCTCAGTTGCTGGTGCCTGTCTTGCCattacaacagcagctgtgttcttTTGTCACAGGACATCCCCGATTGTCAGGGCCAataactctgagctgagcttcctgctgctcttctctctgactCTATGTTTCTTATGTTCATTAACTTTCATTGGCACACCTTCAGAttggtcctgcatgctgcgtCACACAGCTTTTGGGATCACCTTCGTCCTCTGCATCTCTTGTGTTCTTGGAAAAACTATAGTAGTGTTAATGGCCTTCAGAGCTACACTCCCAGGTAGTAATGTtatgaaatggtttggtcctCCTCAGCAAAGGATGACTGTAGTATCCTTCACCTTTATACAAGttttaatatgtattatttGGTTGGGACTTAGTCCCCCATTTCCAATGGAAAATCTAACCATATACAAAGAGAGAATCATCCTGGAGTGTGCATTAGGATCCGCTGTTGGGTTTTGGGTTGTACTTGGGTACATAGGCCTACTGGCtgtcttttgctttgtgttaGCTGTCCTAGCTCGGAAACTAcctgataatttcaatgaagccaAGATGATCACCTTCAGTATGTTGATATTCTGTGCAGTCTGGATCACATTTATCCCAgcatatgtcagctctcctgggaaatttactgtggctgtggagatatttgccaTTCTGGCCTCCAGTTTTGGACTcatactgtgtatatttgctcCAAAGTGTTACATCATATTGCTCAAGCCAGAGAAGAACACCAAGAAACACttaatgaacaaaaatcaaTCTTAA
- the LOC119008271 gene encoding extracellular calcium-sensing receptor-like, whose amino-acid sequence MYNYTTMPEPEKCTGSIDSRQLRFARAMVFTIEEINNSTELLPGIKLGYQIHDSCSTVPLAMHVTFQLSNGLDPVFYSGDNCSQSGMVMAIVGESASTPSISMSRIIGSFSIPLVSYFATCACLSDKQQYPSFFRTIPSDQFQADALAKLVKHFGWTWIGAVRSDTDYGNNGMSSFLDAAQKEGICVEYSESFYRTHPRSRIQRVADVIRRSTAVVIVAFTTSAELRLLLEELSNEPSPPRQWIGSEAWVTNQDLLKFSFCAGAIGFGIQKSVIPGLREFLLDLSPSKVAASPVLTEFWEDAFNCRLGKIAARDESVCDGTEDIQTLQDPYTDTSQLRITNMVYKAVYAIAHAIHNAVCQDINSTAQCNKFTRVEFKQVLTLLKKVNFSQNGYDVSFDANGDPVATYELINWQKSESGSIEMVTVGLYDSSLPDGREFLINKNLTWMDGGTHVPVSVCSDSCPPGTRRVLQKGKPICCYDCIPCPEGEISNTTDSPDCFPCLKEFWPNTKRDTCWPKPVEFLSFDEVLGIVLAAFSVAGACLAITTAAVFFHHRTSPIVRANNSELSFLLLFSLTLCFLCSLTFIGVPSDWSCRLRHTAFGITFVLCISCVLGKTIVVLMAFRATLPGSNVMKWFGPPQQRMTVVSFTFIQVLICTIWLGLRPPFPIENLTIYKERIILECALGSAIGFWVVLGYIGLLAVFCLVLAVLARKLPDNFNEAKMITFSMLIFCAVWITFIPAYVSSPGKFTVAVEIFAILASSFGLIMCIFAPKCYIILLKPEKNTKKHLMNKN is encoded by the exons ATGTATAACTACACCACCATGCCTGAGCCAGAGAAATGCACAGGGAG CATTGATTCTCGTCAACTGCGCTTCGCACGTGCAATGGTCTTTACCATCGAGGAGattaacaacagcacagagctgctgccaggcATCAAACTTGGTTATCAGATCCATGACTCGTGCAGCACAGTGCCTTTAGCAATGCATGTGACATTCCAGCTTTCCAATGGGCTGGACCCGGTGTTTTACAGTGGTGACAACTGCTCACAATCTGGTATGGTGATGGCTATCGTCGGTGAGTCTGCCTCCACACCATCCATCAGCATGTCACGCATCATCGGGTCCTTCAGCATTCCTCTA GTGAGCTACTTTGCCACTTGTGCATGCCTGTCTGATAAGCAGCAGTACCCCAGTTTCTTCAGAACAATCCCCAGTGACCAGTTCCAGGCTGATGCGCTGGCCAAGCTGGTGAAACACTTTGGCTGGACTTGGATAGGTGCTGTCCGGTCAGATACAGACTATGGAAATAATGGCATGTCGTCTTTCCTGGATGCAGCACAGAAGGAAGGAATCTGCGTGGAATACTCTGAATCTTTCTACAGGACCCACCCACGTAGCAGGATCCAGAGAGTTGCCGACGTTATCCGCAG GTCAACAGCTGTGGTTATTGTGGCATTTACAACCTCTGCAGAACTGAGGcttctgctggaggagctgtcaAATGAGCCTTCTCCGCCACGCCAGTGGATCGGCAGTGAGGCCTGGGTAACCAACCAGGACTTGTTAAAGTTCAGCTTCTGTGCTGGAGCCATCGGATTTGGCATCCAGAAATCTGTCATCCCAGGTCTGAGAGAATTCTTGCTggatctctctccctctaaaGTGGCTGCCTCTCCAGTGCTTACTGAATTCTGGGAGGATGCATTCAACTGCAGGCTGGGAAAAA ttgCAGCCAgagatgagagtgtgtgtgatggaactGAAGACATACAGACACTCCAGGACCCGTACACTGATACATCTCAGCTCCGAATCACTAACATGGTGTACAAGGCTGTTTATGCAATAGCTCATGCCATTCATAATGCAGTGTGTCAAGATATAAATTCTACAGCTCAGTGTAACAAATTCACCAGAGTAGAGTTCAAACAG GTTCTTACTCTGCTgaaaaaagtcaacttttccCAAAATGGATATGATGTGTCATTTGATGCCAATGGAGATCCTGTTGCAACATATGAGCTGATTAACTGGCAAAAAAGTGAGAGCGGCagcattgagatggtgacagtaGGGCTTTATGATTCATCACTGCCAGACGGCCGGGAGTTCCTAATCAACAAGAACCTaacatggatggatggtggcACACAT GtgcctgtgtcagtgtgcagtgacagctgtcctCCAGGAACTCGTAGAGTGCTGCAGAAAGGGAAACCCATCTGCTGTTATGATTGTATACCATGTCCTGAAGGAGAGATTAGCAATACTacag attccCCTGATTGCTTCCCTTGCCTCAAGGAGTTCTGGCCTAATACAAAGAGAGACACTTGTTGGCCTAAGCCTGTAGAGTTTCTTTCCTTTGACGAGGTCCTAGGAATTGTCCTGGCTGCATTCTCAGTTGCTGGTGCCTGTCTTGCCattacaacagcagctgtgttcttTCATCACAGAACATCCCCGATTGTCagggccaacaactctgagcttAGTTTCCTGCTGTTATTCTCACTGACTCTATGTTTCTTATGTTCATTGACGTTCATTGGAGtgccctctgattggtcctgCAGGCTGCGCCACACAGCTTTTGGGATCACTTTCGTCCTCTGCATCTCTTGTGTTCTTGGAAAAACCATAGTCGTCCTTATGGCCTTCAGAGCTACACTCCCAGGTAGTAATGtcatgaaatggtttggtcctCCACAGCAAAGGATGACTGTCGTGtcattcacattcattcaaGTTTTAATATGTACTATTTGGTTGGGTCTTAGACCCCCATTTCCAATAGAAAATCTAACCATATACAAGGAGAGAATCATCTTGGAGTGTGCATTAGGATCAGCTATTGGGTTCTGGGTTGTACTTGGGTACATAGGCCTACTGGCTGTCTTTTGCTTGGTGTTAGCTGTCCTAGCTCGGAAACTAcctgataatttcaatgaagccaAGATGATCACCTTCAGTATGTTGATATTCTGTGCAGTCTGGATCACATTTATCCCAGCATATGTCAGCTCTCCCGGGAAATTTACTGtggctgtggagatatttgccaTCCTGGCCTCCAGTTTTGGACTGATAATGTGTATATTTGCTCCAAAGTGTTACATCATATTGCTCAAGCCAGAGAAGAACACCAAGAAACACTTAATGAACAAAAATTAA
- the LOC119008312 gene encoding extracellular calcium-sensing receptor-like codes for MKISSVFVCLILSLTLWVVNSAIALNSSGDVLKQSTDLTEERTGAEGSTEASSVKCKLQATNRLPAFSMDGDYVIGGVFSIHYYKHTVNHNYTTKPEPQRCKGSIDYSELRYSRAMVFAIEEINNSTELLPGITLGYQIHDSCASVPIAVHAAFQLLNSLDPVFYTGHKCSQFGKVMAIVGESGSTLSISMSRIFGSFNIPQVSHFATCACLSDKQQYPSFFRTIPSDQFQADALAKLVKHFGWTWIGAVRSDSDYGNNGMASFLKAAQKEGICVEYSESFYRTHPRSRIQRVAGIIRRSTATVVVAFVAVTELSILLEELSLEPSPPRQWIGSESWVTNHDMLRFSFCAGAVGFGIQKSVIPGLREFLLDLSPSNVAASPVLTEFWEDAFNSMEKRVCDGTEDIQTVQNPYTDTSQLRITNMVYKAVYAIAHAIHNAVCQDTNATAQCDKFTRIESNKVLTQLKKVYFSQNGYDVSFDANGDPVARYELVNWQKSESGSIEMVTVGRYDASLPEGQEFSINRNLTWVDGGTQVPVSVCSDSCPPGTRKVLQKGKPICCYDCIPCPEGEISNATDSTDCFPCPKEFWPTTKRDTCFPKPVEFLSFDEVLGIILAAFSVGGAFLAIITAAVFFCHRTSPIVRANNSELSFLLLFSLTLCFLCSLTFIGAPSDWSCRLRHTAFGITFVLCISCVLGKTIVVLMAFRATLPGSNVMKWFGPPQQRMTVMSFTFIQILICTIWLLLRPPFPKKNLTIYKERIILECALGSAIGFWVVLGYIGLLAVFCFVLAVLARKLPDNFNEAKMITFSMLIFCAVWITFIPAYVSSPGKFTVAVEIFAILASSFGLILCIFAPKCFIILLKPEKNTKKHLMSKNQF; via the exons TGTGGGTGGTGAACTCAGCTATTGCCCTAAATAGTTCTGGGGATGTTCTGAAACAAAGCACTGACCTTACAGAGGAAAGAACCGGTGCTGAGGGCAGCACTGAGGCCTcatctgtgaaatgtaaacTCCAGGCTACCAATCGTCTACCTGCATTCTCAATGGATGGTGACTATGTAATTGGGGGTGTTTTTTCTATACACTACTACAAGCACACAGTGAATCATAACTATACCACCAAGCCTGAGCCACAAAGGTGCAAAGGGAG CATTGACTACAGTGAATTGCGCTACTCACGCGCAATGGTATTTGCCATTGAGGAGattaacaacagcacagagctgctgccaggcATCACACTCGGTTATCAGATCCACGACTCTTGTGCCTCAGTGCCCATTGCAGTGCATGCTGCATTCCAACTTTTAAATAGTCTGGATCCGGTGTTTTATACTGGTCACAAATGCTCACAATTTGGTAAGGTGATGGCTATCGTTGGTGAGTCTGGGTCCACACTATCAATCAGCATGTCGCGCATCTTTGGGTCCTTTAACATTCCTCAA gTGAGTCACTTTGCAACGTGCGCATGCCTGTCTGATAAGCAGCAATACCCAAGTTTCTTCAGAACAATCCCCAGTGACCAGTTTCAGGCTGATGCACTGGCCAAGCTGGTGAAACACTTCGGCTGGACTTGGATAGGTGCTGTTCGGTCAGATTCAGACTATGGCAATAATGGCATGGCGTCTTTCCTGAAAGCAGCGCAGAAGGAGGGGATCTGTGTGGAATACTCTGAATCTTTCTATCGGACCCACCCACGTAGCAGGATTCAGAGAGTTGCTGGCATTATCCGCAG GTCAACAGCTACGGTTGTTGTGGCATTTGTAGCTGTTACAGAACTGAGCATCCTGTTGGAGGAGCTGTCACTCGAGCCTTCTCCACCTCGCCAATGGATAGGCAGTGAGTCCTGGGTAACTAACCATGACATGCTGAGGTTCAGTTTCTGTGCTGGAGCCGTTGGATTTGGCATTCAGAAATCTGTCATCCCAGGTCTACGAGAATTCTTGCTggatctctctccctctaacGTGGCTGCCTCTCCAGTGCTTACTGAGTTCTGGGAGGATGCATTCAACT CCATGGAGAAGAGAGTGTGTGATGGAACAGAAGACATACAGACTGTCCAAAACCCATACACTGACACATCTCAGCTCCGCATCACTAACATGGTATATAAGGCTGTTTATGCAATAGCTCACGCCATTCATAATGCAGTGTGTCAGGACACAAATGCTACAGCTCAGTGTGACAAATTCACAAGGATAGAGTCCAATAAG GTTCTTACTCAGCTGAAGAAAGTATATTTTTCGCAAAATGGTTATGATGTGTCATTTGATGCCAACGGGGATCCTGTGGCCAGATATGAGCTGGTTAACTGGCAAAAAAGTGAGAGTGGCagcattgagatggtgacagtaGGGCGCTATGATGCATCACTGCCGGAGGGTCAGGAGTTCAGCATCAATAGAAACCTCACCTGGGTGGATGGTGGCACACAG GTGCCggtgtcagtgtgcagtgacagctgtcctccaggaactcgtaaagtgctgcagaaaggaaaaccCATCTGCTGTTACGATTGTATACCGTGTCCTGAGGGAGAGATAAGCAATGcaacag ATTCCACTGATTGTTTCCCTTGCCCCAAGGAGTTCTGGCCTACTACAAAGAGAGACACATGTTTTCCTAAGCCTGTAGAGTTTCTTTCCTTTGACGAGGTCCTAGGAATCATCCTGGCCGCTTTCTCAGTTGGTGGTGCCTTTCTGGCCATcataacagcagctgtgttcttTTGTCACAGAACATCCCCGATTGTCagggccaacaactctgagctgagcttcctgctgctcttctccctgaCTCTGTGTTTCTTATGTTCATTAACCTTCATTGGAGCACCCTCTGACTGGTCCTGCAGGCTGCGCCACACAGCATTTGGGATCACCTTCgtcctctgtatctcttgtgttcttGGAAAAACAATAGTAGTGTTAATGGCCTTCAGAGCTACACTCCCAGGTAGTAATGTtatgaaatggtttggtcctCCACAGCAAAGGATGACTGTAATGtcattcacattcattcaaattCTAATATGTACCATTTGGTTGCTTCTTCGTCCTCCTTTTCCAAAGAAAAACCTCACAATATACAAGGAGAGAATCATCCTAGAGTGTGCATTAGGATCAGCTATTGGGTTTTGGGTTGTACTTGGGTACATAGGCCTACTGGCTGTCTTTTGCTTTGTCTTGGCTGTCCTAGCTCGGAAACTAcctgataatttcaatgaagcTAAGAtgatcaccttcagcatgctgatattctgtgcagtcTGGATCACCTTTATTCCAgcatatgtcagctctcctggaaaatttactgtggctgtggagatatttgccaTTCTGGCCTCCAGTTTTGGACTgatactgtgtatatttgctcCAAAGTGTTTCATCATATTGCTCAAGCCAGAGAAGAAcaccaaaaaacatttaatgagcAAAAATCAATTCTAA